In Armatimonadota bacterium, the genomic stretch CGTCGCGAACGGCGACGAAGTCGCGTAAGCCGTAGCCGGCAGTTCATTGCCAGTCTGTCCCACCGAAAAAGCCAGCGTGACAGGCTGGGTTTGAGCTGCGGCGTAGACTCCAAAAAGTGTGTTTAGAGGAATCTTCATCACATAGAATCCCCAAAACAATACGACCAGGCCACAAGCGAGGGAAGAAGCCACGCCCGCGATGAGCATTGGCACGGCCGCCCCGCTATGTAGAGTCTCCGAGAATTGGTAGCCCGACTTCAATCCAACTCCTGCGGCGAAGATCGCGAGTCCAAACTGGCGAAGCGTCGCATTCGCAGTGTGCGAGATGTTCCAAATAATCGGCCCCGTTCGCTGAAGGCGACCGAGGACAAGCGCAACCAGGAGCGGTCCGCCTGCGAACCCGAGCTTAAAGGTCGCGCCTCCCGGTGCCGGAAGAGGGATTTCGCCGATCAGGAGACCAAGCAGCATCCCGAGCCCAAGCGACGCTAAATCAGCGTCCATGAGCCCTCGGGGCTTATCTCCGAGAAACTTGCTGACCGCCTCATGCTGCTCCCTGCGAGCAAGTACCCGCACCCGGTCTCCTAGCTGTAGTACGGTTTCACCCGTCGGAATAAACTCAAAGTCGCCCCGCTTTACCCGAGTGATGACCGCGCCGAACTCTTTTGCAAGCTTGAGCTCGGACAAGGCACGACCGGCGATCTTCGTGTTCGAGACGATAACGCGGCGGAAGTCGAGCTGCTCGCGGTCGTGCTCAAGGTGGACATCCGTCATCTCTCCGATTCGACTCGCAACTCGCTGAGCTTGACTATCCGATCCGATCACGCTGACCAAGTCGCCCAATTCAAAAGTGGTTCGACTGGTGACGACTTCATCGACACCTTCGCGCCGCCGCCGCCCGAAAGTGAAGGCATTGCCTAGTTCGCCGGCGATCTGACGAACTTCGAGGCCCACTGCACTCGGATCAGTTACTCGAACCGTAAACGCCTCTATCTTCTCGCTCATCAGTCGATGAGCAGGAATCGTCTTCGCCTCTTCTTTGAGGTTCACTCCAGTGAGTTTTCGGAACAGGGGAATCAAGAGCAAGGGAATCAGAATTCCGGGTGGGTAGCTGATGGCATACCCAGCCACGACCGGGGCCAACTGAGTCTCGCTCATCCCCCCTGAGCGAAGGGTATCGAGGGCAGAGGCAAGCGCCGGAGCGTTAGTAAGTGACCCGGAGAAGACAGTCGAAGCGATTCCACCGCTGAGTCCAAAGTGACGACCCAGAACCCAAACAGATCCAAACGAGACAAGTAGCGACCCGACCGCCAGCCCGCTCTGCCGGAGCCCTTGACGATTCAGAGCCCGAAAAAAGGATGGGGCCGATGAGAGGCCGACTGTATAAACAAACAGCGATAGCCCTAAGAAATAGATGAGGTCGGGCAGCTTGAGTCCAGGGTCCAATGAGCCTACGCCAATGCCAACGAACAGAACCATGGCAACCCCTAACTGAACGCCGGCTATTTTGATTTGACCGAGAACGAAACCGACGGCGACGACCAGGATCAGTAGGAGTAACGGGTTTGATTTCAGCAACTCGATGAGCCAGGTCATTACTGAGTAGCTTACCAAGCAAACAAAACAGGTCTATAATGTAGGAAGCGAGCACAAGGATGGTGCGAAGTGAGAATAAAGTGAGCGCAA encodes the following:
- a CDS encoding TrkA C-terminal domain-containing protein, whose amino-acid sequence is MTWLIELLKSNPLLLLILVVAVGFVLGQIKIAGVQLGVAMVLFVGIGVGSLDPGLKLPDLIYFLGLSLFVYTVGLSSAPSFFRALNRQGLRQSGLAVGSLLVSFGSVWVLGRHFGLSGGIASTVFSGSLTNAPALASALDTLRSGGMSETQLAPVVAGYAISYPPGILIPLLLIPLFRKLTGVNLKEEAKTIPAHRLMSEKIEAFTVRVTDPSAVGLEVRQIAGELGNAFTFGRRRREGVDEVVTSRTTFELGDLVSVIGSDSQAQRVASRIGEMTDVHLEHDREQLDFRRVIVSNTKIAGRALSELKLAKEFGAVITRVKRGDFEFIPTGETVLQLGDRVRVLARREQHEAVSKFLGDKPRGLMDADLASLGLGMLLGLLIGEIPLPAPGGATFKLGFAGGPLLVALVLGRLQRTGPIIWNISHTANATLRQFGLAIFAAGVGLKSGYQFSETLHSGAAVPMLIAGVASSLACGLVVLFWGFYVMKIPLNTLFGVYAAAQTQPVTLAFSVGQTGNELPATAYATSSPFATVFKIVAANLLLTMLK